Proteins from a genomic interval of Periophthalmus magnuspinnatus isolate fPerMag1 chromosome 11, fPerMag1.2.pri, whole genome shotgun sequence:
- the sem1 gene encoding 26S proteasome complex subunit SEM1, with amino-acid sequence MSDKKQPVDLGLLEEDDEFEEFPAEDWTGLDEDEDAHVWEDNWDDDNVEDDFSNQLRAELEKHGYKMETS; translated from the exons ATGTCGGACAAGAAGCAGCCAGTGGACCTCGGCCTCCTGGAGGAGGACGACGAGTTTGAGGAGTTCCCAGCGGAGG ACTGGACCGGGCTGGACGAGGACGAGGATGCTCATGTGTGGGAGGACAACTGGGATGACGACAACGTGGAGGATGACTTCTCCAATCAGCTCAG GGCTGAGCTGGAGAAGCACGGGTACAAAATGGAGACGTCCTAG